The genomic window AGTAATTACAAACAATATTCAAGTTATAATTGTTATGTTACTTTTATGCTATAAATCGAATAATAATAATAATAATAATAAAGTTTTAATGAAAGACGACAAAAACAGAAATATGAAATTTCATAGTAGAAAATGGGTAAAACCCGAAGATTTAAATGCGAACGGTACCTTGTTTGGAGGGCGCTTATTAGAGTGGATTGATGAAGAGGCTGCTATTTATGCCATCATACAATTAGAAAACCAAAAAGTGGTCACTAAATTTATGAGTGAAATCGATTTTAAATCGTCTGCAAAACAAGGTGATATTGTTGAAATTGGTATCAATGTTGTCAAGTTTGGTCGGGCTTCACTGATACTAAGTTCGGAAGTTAGAAATAAAATGACACATGAAACCATTATTACTATTTCCAACATTGTTATGGTAAATATTGGCCCGAACGGAAAGCCAATGCCACATGGGAAAACAGAAATCGAATATGTGGTTGATAGGTTGTAAAAAGAGGCCTTAAATTTCTTTTAAAAATTATAATCAATTTTAAGTATTTGTTGCATTAAATTCAATTAATAACACTCACGTTGGTAATTTTATAAAAATATACTAACAAAGGGGTTTAAAGTTTTGAAATACTGTAATAAACTCTAAATTTGTTTTTCTTATAGCTCTAAAGCTATTTTAATACAAAATTAAAAAAATTTATGAGTAGTACATTATTTGACAAAGTGTGGGATTCGCATGTAGTGCGAGACATTGCAGATGGACCAGATGTGTTGTATATAGACCGTCACTTAATTCACGAAGTTACAAGTCCTGTGGCTTTTGTAGGTTTAAAAAGTAGAGGTTTAAGCGTATTATATCCAGAGCGTACATTTGCTGTTGCCGACCATAATACACCAACTATTAACCAGCATTTACCTGTTGAAGATCCGTTATCGGCTAATCAATTAAAAACGTTGGAAGATAATGCTAAACAATACGGAATTAGTCACTGGGGATTAGGTCATCAAAATAATGGAATTGTTCACGTTGTAGGACCAGAAAATGGTATTACAGTTCCTGGAGCTACTATTGTTTGTGGAGATTCACATACATCTACTCACGGTGCTTTTGGAGCTATTGCCTTTGGTATTGGTACTTCAGAAGTAGAAATGGTGCTTACTACACAATGTATTATGCAACCAAAGCCTAAAAAAATGCGTATTAGTGTTAATGGGCCATTAAGCAAAGGTGTTACTCCTAAAGATGTTGGTTTATATATTATTTCACAATTAACAACTTCTGGTGCTACTGGATACTTTGTAGAGTATGCTGGTGATGTTTTTGAAAATATGAGCATGGAAGGCCGTATGACGGTTTGTAACCTTTCTATTGAAATGGGTGCACGTGGTGGTATGATTGCTCCAGATGAAAAGACATTCGAGTATATTAAAGGAAGACCAAAAACACCAAAAGGTGCAGATTGGGATAA from Algibacter sp. L1A34 includes these protein-coding regions:
- a CDS encoding acyl-CoA thioesterase, with the translated sequence MKFHSRKWVKPEDLNANGTLFGGRLLEWIDEEAAIYAIIQLENQKVVTKFMSEIDFKSSAKQGDIVEIGINVVKFGRASLILSSEVRNKMTHETIITISNIVMVNIGPNGKPMPHGKTEIEYVVDRL
- the leuC gene encoding 3-isopropylmalate dehydratase large subunit gives rise to the protein MSSTLFDKVWDSHVVRDIADGPDVLYIDRHLIHEVTSPVAFVGLKSRGLSVLYPERTFAVADHNTPTINQHLPVEDPLSANQLKTLEDNAKQYGISHWGLGHQNNGIVHVVGPENGITVPGATIVCGDSHTSTHGAFGAIAFGIGTSEVEMVLTTQCIMQPKPKKMRISVNGPLSKGVTPKDVGLYIISQLTTSGATGYFVEYAGDVFENMSMEGRMTVCNLSIEMGARGGMIAPDEKTFEYIKGRPKTPKGADWDKAMTYWSTLKTDEGATFDKELNFNAADIEPMITYGTNPGMGMGISKNIPSAESVEGGKATYDKSLAYMGYAENESMIGKKIDYVFIGSCTNGRIEDFRAFASIVKGRKKADNVTAWLVPGSHIVEAAIKKEGLLDIFEEAGFVLREPGCSACLAMNDDKVPAGKYAVSTSNRNFEGRQGPGSRTLLASPLVAAAAAVTGVVTDPRELL